The genomic DNA TCCCAGGCACCTCTTGCACTTTTTAATCACATAAACATTAAAATCGTTCTTGAATTGATCATGGAATTCTATGAGATCCAAAAAGCACCCAACCTCATTTACAGTTCTTTTACTGAAATCTTGGCCTCTAACActgaaaaaaatcgaaaattcttttttctgtaACCTGTAAATAGGAAGGATTTGAACAAAGATTTGAATCTGCGCTTTTTATCATACCAtctgattgtttttgttgtatAGGTGGCACTGGTTTCAGTAAACGCACAGTAAGCTTCTCAAATCAAACGTCTcgttaatactaaattctctttTCTTGCAGAGTCAGAATATTTTATCTGCGGTTCTTACTTTGGTACAGGAACTCGACCATACAAGTCTCTTAACTCTTCGACAAGAAATTGACCAACAGCTTCAAGATCGTAATGATGATGTAGAAAGTAAACCATATTCTGAGAACAAACATCCTCCACATGAAAAGGAGGCAATGGTGGACTAGGAAACTGCAATGCTTTTCTATTAACATAGATGTTGGACTTATATCTGTAGCTAAAATGACAGACTGCCTTGTCTTCACAAGTAGAAGTCATCTTGTAAACCTCATTCTGATAACAAACCTCCACaagagaaggaagaaattgTGGACTAAGGAACAAGACTGCTTTTCCTTTACCTTAGAAATTGGACTTCTATTCGTAGCTGAcaggacagaatttcttgtTTCGACAAATAGAGAGCACCTTGCAATTTAATTTATCGGTTTTCTTGGAAGTCTTGCATGTAGCTCACATATTTAGAAGGGGATCGTGTGGAATTTTGATCTACACTGAATCTGATTGAGAAAGATTAATGATATATACTTCTGGGCGGGTAGCTTGGTTTATCAAATTATCCAAGTTTGCAAACTATTCATCTCATTGCCTGACTACTAGTGTCTAAAAtgcaaaatcggccactagcatccaaaatccaaaatttgCCACCAGTATCCAAAATGGATGATCagccattagtgtccaaaatctaaaatcggcaACAGGTGTCCAAAACCCAATATTGGCccctagtgtccaaaatccaatgTTGACCACTGGTACCTTCATAATAGACATTTAAACCGGGTGGCCTTAATTCGCAATCACAACAactaatcagaacaaaggagAATATGGCCATAGCCATTAAGAGCCCGGAGTAATGCCATGCAGATTGTTTGAAGCACAGGAAAATGCAAGTGACCTGCAAGTTGTGACTGCTTTTTTAGTTGTGCATCAGATTGGTGGTTGAAAGGGTGACAGGAGTTTCCTGAGCCAATCATAGTGCAAATAAAACAGAGTTAACACAAGATCCCGGAATACTTTCAACACTCAGGTGGAAATGACTCTACCAATCAAATACCAGAAATGTTGATTCACTCTCTGTTCCCTCCTCCACAAATAACCAATTCCACGCATTGGTCATTCCAGaatcttttattttacttcttcTAAACCTTACTTAAAGCGAAAGTATCATTAACCTGACATAATACTACATTAAACATGTATACTAATATCACATGTGTTATCTCAATTGGAACTTCTAGGACGGTTATGTTTCACTTTCTGTTGGTGGCCAATATTTCAGAAAAGGTTTGCTTTAAGAAACTACCACTAATTGATtgcgttttttttgtttgtttgtttcttaacTGGCTCTTTTTGCTGTCTTGACCAAGGATCCCTCTTTATATAAATTGACTAGGTTGATCCAAAGTATGTACAAAAATGGCAAATTCTAACAAGTGAAATATTGTCTCTAATTCTAAAAAATTTGtaggaaaaaatctaaaaaatttataaatgcCTTCATGAACATTCCgggaaaaaatcataacaaataCAAATGGCCAGTACAGCTTTGTATTAAAATCATCCCTTGATAAAAGAATGCAGATACAACATACTTTTTTCACAAATCCCAGCTGGTTACAATGCTAGCTACATGGATCATTTAATCACACCATGAAGTATTCAAGTTTCAGTAAGTTATGAAAATAGCCAGATTTTAGCTTTAAAAGCAAGTTATTTACATTTAGCTTGTCTATAATTCTCTTGATTGACTTGATTATCCTGCTTTAAACCGGTTTGAGAGTAGAAAGAGACACCTTGCAATTCTCTTATAGGAGTTTTGGTTCTTGAACTATACATAGAGGGAGTTTATAATATCCTAATATCCCTCACTAACTTAATTTGCCCCTGCTTCCACTTGATTTTGAGAATGCCCTTCAACTTTATCATGCATTGCTTGCTGCTGATCCTTTCCAGGTGACTTGGGCATTTCTTCCATTTCCTCACTCTCTCCTGATGCAGCCTGTGGGCTTTCCTCACTCTCTCCTGATGCAGCCTGTGGGCTTTCCTTACTCTCTCCTGATGCAGCCTGTGGGCTTTCCTCAGCTTTAGAACTTATAAACATGATAACAAATGCACCCATAAAGAGAGcaaaggaagacaaaaaatgcCACAGGTCATGCCAGTCGAAAAATCCAAAAATGACACATTCTTTGTTTTGGTCACGAGAGTTTTCTGGCGACGATGTTTTGTTTGTGGTGGGTAGCAATTTAAAAACGGCAAAAGCTGCCACCAAAATGATAAAGGTGAACCCCATGAAAAGCCCTTGAAGAGAGCATAATGTTTCACACTTGCATTTACATTTGCAAAGCTTAGCTTTAGCTAGGATTGCGACAATGCTACAGGCAATGCAAGCAAACAGAAACACTTGAGCCAGATCGCTAAACAAGTAAACCATAAAAAACCCACAGGGCACTATCAGGCCAcccaaaaagaataaaaacacatcaaaatttttttgacagTCATCACCACAAATCTTTTGGCGGATATCTAATTTAATAAAAGCCCAATAAAGCATCATAAGCCACCAAATAATCAGGAATCCAAAGAAAAACCCCTGCATTACTTTGTTGAGCCCAGAATCGGAGTTATATAGTGCACCAAAgtagttaaaaacaaaaagaggcacaataaaaaaaaggaagaagttaGAAGCGCCAACTGGGTGTTTCACATTTCCAGAAGAGGGACAACGATTCTGCTCAATGCCATTATACAACAACAGCACAGTTAAACCAGCTATGATAAACATGAAGGCCGAATCGAACTGAAATGTGAACCTGCTTGGACAGAAGTGGTAAAGAGTAGAAAATAATCCCTCGAAAACTAGTCCCCAGGAAAACGCATACCCAATAGAAAAACAGTACCTCTTTTTCATTACTTTGGCAAAAAATatgttctccttttttttcctttcttccctttCCATGGGGTTTTTGGGTTCTGGAATACCTCCCTCCAAATGATGAATGTTAGTTTCAGGACATGACAGAATATGTTCTGGTAGCCTGGATCCCTGAAGATTGGTGGCTCTGCTTTTGCAACGAAGATTCACCTTGGCTTCCAGTATCAGTACCCACACCACTAAGATTAGGCCATGGACTATGTATGTCAAGTTACTTATCATCAAGTTAAATGGAATATCATGACTTGCAACTCTATAACAAAAGTCATTGTAGTAACAATTATCTCTGTCCCCTTCCTGAATCATTGTATACCAGTTTGCAAACACAAACTGAAAAGCACCAACCATAAGCACATTACCCACGATACCTGTGATGTAGGAATAGGTCTTTGGACCAAAGGAAAACCAGTGATCTATGATTACCTCCCACAGGTTGCAACATGAAATTTTTAACTCAATATTATTGCCCTGTTCATCTTCACCAACCTTGACCTTGGTAAGAGACTCTTCGAAGAGAAAATATGCAATGACAGACACTAATATACCAACCAgaaatgatacaaaaaataGGACACAAATAGGCTTGGCATAATTATAATCGAACGACCTTGTCAGCCTTAATATGACATTTTTTGACTCACTAATTTTGACGTCACCTGATAAGTTCTTCAGACCAATTCCAATGAACCATTTGGATACAGAATTGGTTAAAGGGGGAATAGAAACTCTGGATAAAGTTATCCGTCCTTTTGTTGCAAAGGAAAGTCGAAGAGATTCCTTCCTATAATCTATCCTCTCAAGGTCTTTCTGGACATCTACATCTTTATAGTTCTGCGATACCTTCAAATAGGCAGCAACTTCTGATTGAGATGTGGCAGTGATGTCCAGTTGTCTATCAGAGATACCTTGAGGTGGAATGAACTGGAACACACTCACTTTAGCTCCCTGGACATGGACTTTGAGTGGTACATCAAGCGCAATTTCTGATGCACCTTCGGCTACTTGCACTGTGAAAGAAAGCCCACTGCCTTTTCCCACCACTGATAATAACTTCTTCCCTGTGGTTTCATCATTGGTCAAACCAGTTGGAAAAATGCTTATAGTGTTCCAAACTGGTGTAGGCTCCGAAACATCCATATAACCAAGTGGAGACGACTCACCTTGCTGATACAAGGAAACATGCAAGAAACCTACAAATTAAAGGATTGATAATCCAGCCCATGAATACATCAACAACTACTAAAACAGATGATGATAAGATTTCACAAGACCTAATGGCTCCCTTGCCTGCTGGTCTCTGAATCAAGCTGGGCTTCTTGATGGAGACACTgtgttctattttttaattcaagggAGACATTTACCTCACACATTTCTCCACATCTCTAAATCTCtaatggaatctatttgttttaaataataaagaatttaaaaaaattttaatgatgacataatctatatgtctgtcctccaataggtCATaggtgagaaccaatcagaatgcgtgcataactgagcttattatataatacaTATTAGATCATtgtggaaaaggaagaaaagaataaacagcTGTCTGCATACTTGAGGTCACTAAACAAgataaaatcaaactttttaaaccaATATGAGTGAAACCGACCTTTCCAAGTACCAATCGATCTCTCTGACTATTGGAATCCGAAAGATTTTTGGATACGCAAGTGGGTGtacaggctggataaacaatAAACATCTGAAATATGCCGAGCAGTCAAAAGcgaatttgtcaaacaaactAAGTACAAGAAAGGCAGGTCAGCTAGGCTCATGTGTTTCAAGTTTCTTGCAGAAACGCTAGTTTCTGACTTTTTGCTCTTACAAGGACACAGTTTATCCTGAAATCGCTAGAGGTTAAAAGTTTGGATTTTGTTTATTGGTGGAATGCCACAACAATAATGCTCAGGTTTAACCGTAATTTCGAAAGTAAAGATCCTGCGTATAAGAAGCGACTATCGCGAAGAATGCATTGGTGGCGCTGGATTCAGTAAAGGTTTTAATCACATACTAGTCTCGAAAGGTTGAACCCTGATCTGTGCAAAGAGGGAATTGCTTCACGAAAAGCTGCAAAGTCCTGAATTGATAGGAGTTACCACTTTCGGAAATTTCAAAAACACTTTCGGATTACTGAAGAataatgaaagaggaatgaaataaatatggaaagaaagattttgtatATCTTCATTGAAACCAAAAGTCAACAAAACTTTGCTCTCCTAGAAGTAGGTAAGACAACTCTATCAAACTGGCTATGCCCTCACCTTTCTTCTTGTCattccttttagttttcatgCGTAAAAAGCTCCCGGGTTTGTCCACCTTCAAAACGCAAGATAGCTGCAGATAGCTTTTGGTGGATAGTGTGCCAGTGATCTCTATTACCCCACTCTGGATATTTGAAACAGTCATGCCGGACGAACATGTCGCTTGAAGATGTCCACAGGCCGAGGGGCACCAAGCGAGTAGGAGTAGGAATGAATATAAAGGGATTGAATGCATCTTCAAAGACAGTTAACGCTTGTGTTGCTTTATTAAGACAGCGCCCTATATCTTGATTCGAGACCTCCAGCAGAGTTTCAAGATATTCAATCAAAGATATGTTACGATTTGTTTGacagaataccccgcaactcatttacatgtcattgaataagaatagcgtctattgtgttaagcctcgatcttcaaagcctcccgacacatgtaagtgaggcggaaatgagttgcggggtattctgaagtttagccgtTATTTGCTCAACGAAATATGCAGTAAATTTGCGGCTTACGAAATTTTTCCAACATGGCAGAATGGATTTCTGTAATACAGAACAACACATGTTGTAACAATGGCGGCCGTTTCGCAATTAGAGGCCGGTTTACGTTTTCGAGGAAGTTTAAAGATCGATTTCTAgcctaaattttttcaagagaCGCTGTCTTCTTGCAGATGTCAGGTCTATAGCTGAGGTGATTGTTGgttttgtgttattttcaagaaattaGCTCTAATTTGCTGTAGCTGCGAATTCACTACATGACGAATGTACGCTTGCATCCAAATAGACTTTTACAGTTCGCGGCaccatattggattagtaaccgcgcacacacgataacgaggctggggttgacccggcggggagttactacatcacgggcgacgagtgggggatgaagaaaagaccgaaatacgagtggtcagcggctaaacaaatttaatacttcatatagtcacatatcagttatagttgCGGAAAACAATAGTCTTCTAAAGCCGAAATGTCAACAGTATatttcgctaaataaaatgttaagcaatttttcaaaagtgttgatggcacatgTATCTTTTACTGCTAAACAATGGAGGTATcggcggttctttcaaacagctgatatgctgacatttcacgttctaatgcacttttcaatgcgatttctcccttcaaaatggttctttaatacaacaatatggaaatttcgtcattagatgacatccagaaactcGAAGCAAAAGATCTCAGGGAGATTTCAAAATCTTATTCAAAATCGACGGGCGGAATTAGAGCCAACTTAGTGTCGAAAGTTCATGCTTTGCCAGAGATTCCAACCCTCCCGATTTGATCGGGAGTCTCCCGATTTGATGTCTTGCCTCCCGCTCTCccgatttttaccaaattctcccgatttatcataaaattctgaaaactaggGGAAAATTGCTAATCTTTAGAATTTTTGGCGATCTGTCACTGTGAAACACTCATATTATACTTACTTTCTTCGCGAAGAGCATTATGGTATGTTATAACTCAGGCCGGAATGATGTCAAAATTCAGGAAATGGCACTTGAGAGAacctaaatttgcaaaatttcccgGGGGCATGCCCCCTGACCCCCCCTAGAAGCTCGCGCCTAATTACTCCCTATTTTCCATCACATGGGGTTGGAATCTCTGCTTTGCTGATGTGACACGTCCTTCCATCAAGTAGTGGAGAAAATCGAGAACTTCTTACTGATGTCCAGGACCCAGAACAAAACCAGAGCGACTTCAAATACGAAGCAACTATGGTGaggatttcagcccttggatggtCGAGCAATCTCCGTAATTTACCTGAgattaatttcattcagcttACGATTACCTTGTTGTTTCACGAGAATATCGCCACATCGTGTTAAGAGGAACGCATCACAGGAAGTACCACAGAAGTCGTTCAGTATGGcttagaaagcgaggcaaaggctgtagccctctaggtagaggagatttgttagtgctgctgttgttgatgtggtacttgttgttgtaccatattcttcagttaaagttgttcccattttATTTACCAAGATGTattttagtttgccatttgtacattgtatcttatgggaaactatacaatagagCCTTTACAGCCACTTGATTATAACCTTCTTTCTATTAACccatgagggaaactgtaactAACAGctgtcataatattttgaaacccatcTGGCCCAGGACAACTAATGCTCgtgatacattgaaaaccattttagTTCACAactcatggtaatttattaAGTGACAAGACAGCATTGAAAGAaccagaccaaaatattagacaatttaaaaactcccaaaagtgactgattcatgtaacttctccctataatatccaaacactatccagcaaacagataatgataatactgaaacttatcaggcagaagttatcttgaccttacatcaaattctcataacttattcacaagtaaatgtgtaacaactagaagggagaattaacaatcagatcttgggtatttaagggttaaaggaagagagcagaaatgcttcctctcagctactgatctcagCAATGCTAGTCCTtcacacacatttaagtttctgtcagtgataaacattaagtgaattgatattcccattcttagcactcaggggccttctgacacaaaggtttaCAATACTAGTTCTTATTGCCTGGTGTTAATCAAAGTTAtgttaatataattttaagatacttaaaagattgagaaatatatccaaatcaagatatttattttatactgttgcagttaccataagatttgtttgaaagagaatctttcagaccattgaattgtatgagaaattattttttgcgagacttctatcaaacttcttattatgaggacaattttgtgaataataaaatttagtgtcagttcatctttgtgttgagaactcttttagttggtgaaactcactttttcttttttccaatttgaagcatcaaattgatCGATACttaaagcacacaaaatattttgtgagaGTTCCATGTGGCATCTATAATGGATTACTATgctatcatgaaaaacaaaaacaactactactgaaaactgcttttgtcacaattgctaccaaatttgtgtcagttttctgggtctgccataataagtgaaaactctgaagatacagtgtcttggttattttattaaaagcaattactttccaagagtttctctgctaggagtgttttaggcaagccatgTAGTAAACAGTTGAGCAGTACTGAACTTATTGACTTACTGCCGCAATGAAAAAAAGCTATcgaacttaaaacaattcaggtacCTAATTGAAAGTTTGTACTAATTTTGTGACAATAGTCACCCTCATCcataattcacagagaataagataagtatagaaGGATAAATAtttagcaaaaatacatgcctctgtgcataaacttgaagtgaaagctcgtaggcaaaccattggggccataaaatgtatttgaacaaccaaaagtGGCACAacactctcctttctttttgggagaaaattagctttatcgagatttcggctaggaccatcaattttccttaaaaaccgAACAATTTTTGTTGCGGCAAACGAACATCAAGGCTCGATGAAATACCAAGAAAATCGTGACCGGAGAAAAATGCCAACCAAATCCAGGGGATATATTACAGGGACATAACTTTAATCAATCTCGTAAAATATCAGTCCCTATACGCCGGTGGCTTGAAATAACACTTTATAAATTAACTTTAGATGAACACCGAACATGAACAGGCGATTAATGAAAGCGGGagagaaaaactatttaaagGAATCAAATGGCACAAAGGCCAACTGTAACGCAAATGTCACGCAAGTTCGAAAGTCACGCATTTACAATTTTACTGCCTAAGTATGAATTTCACCAAAAGCGCTCTCAGAGATTTATCACGAGTCAACCCGAGCCTCGTTCTCACGTGTGCGCGGCTGCATTTCCAATATGGCgctgggaactgtaaaaaggtctattaAAAGCGTTTGATTACATGAAAACGCATTTTCCCGCTTATTAAATTAGGAGTTAGAAATCATATAGTATCTTTGGAAAAGTTTCATTCACATCAGTAAAGGATGTGATTTAAATTGATAAACTCCGGTGTGTAACCTACAGCGTACaaatcttttaaactttttttcttgtttgagCTTGCCACCTAATCAGTAGTTGCAAGTTAGGATACTGATTAAGAATGACTCTCATCTTGGTTATGAACCTGATTTAGATGGTCTATTTAAATGATCTTTTACCAGTATGAGAGGGGTGTACATGTATTCCCTAAGTGTCTGTAATTAAGTGTACAGATTGACAAAGTGGAATCTTAGGGCACCATGCTTAATTTGCTGATATGTAGAACATTACTTAGAACTTACTCTTCTGTTTATCAAATACATCAGTGTCTACTCCCTGAGACTTCAAATACtcttttaacctttaaactccccgaagtgattaacatgtaacttctccctataatttcCATACATTATAGAGCAAACGGGTAATAATATTACTCAAACTTAgacaggtaaaagttgttatcttgatctatcaccaaattctcgtaacccATTTAAAAGGGAATGAGTAGAAGCCAGTGGGGAGAATTAgtaatcagattttgggagttaaagggttaaaaaatctGTCCAGCGTTGGTTGGTGGGGCACTTGCCCCTTTTCTTCTGAATGGTACTCCCTGACAATGATATCCAGCATCAGCCGCTCAAGGTTTGCTTTGTGCTGTGAAGTTAGGTGtgcaaattctttaaatttaatgcaaatttgtgAGTGTGAGATAAGGGTCTAATTGAAAACATCCAAACCATATTCCCAGTTTTTTGCCTTTCTTATTCCCCTTGGTGTTTCACTTCAGTATTAACCAATGTCGGTCTTCTTGTTGGCCAACAAGGTATGCCTAAGAAATTTAGTTTTGCTGTAATGTCTTAATTTAGTGGAAAATAGCGAAGTCTTCcttgaatcaaaacaaattatgaGCAAGTAGATGTCTCAAGTTCCTTTTAAGTTTAATCATTTAGAGAGACCAGAAATGTCCATAAATTTCAACTAAAGATCTGAGTCTGTATTTTactctcagtctgcattttaccctgtctgcagtctgcatttcaCGTTGACCGCTTTAGAAATTGTTAAATCACCAAAACCAGTAGTCATTTCTCCCTTCCCTGTCCTTTCATGGCGTAACATTGTTACTTGTTGGTACACTGAATTCGTAGTtgaggaaaagaaacatttggGATTTTTTATGTTAAAACTGTTGTATATCATGATTTGACTCCATAGGTAACCACAAGCCAGGCAATGTGTTCCACACATGgaaattgcaagaaaaacaacaataacaaacacACTCAAATCATTATAACCATCATTGAAGTATCTAAGTATCCTTATAAATACAGGAGTTGCCAAATAGACAGTACTAGAACACTAAATAATAGCTGAGTCAGTTATTTAAGCAGTATCACTTTCCCCACAGTGATTGTTCTGTGACAGACCCTGACTGCTCTATTTGATTCGCACCTTCACAATCAGTGGTATAATGTATTAGTCAGGTCTGacttatatatttttattgaaaaggaacaaaattgTGGCATCTTTCATAGCTCGGAAAGGAGTAATTATAACGTTCCTGCTGGTGCCAAAGTGTTCATTTtacacaaaatggaaaaaggtattaataaaatttgtcttcaCATTTGGAATGATGTTTCAGCACAGTTGATAACAGCCTAAATGCTATTAAGTTTGCAAAAACTTCTTCACAGCTCTTAAAAATCTGAATTCTTTTtctgaaggaatgaaggaaatttATTCCAAACATAGATGGCTAGCAATTTTTACTAAgtatttgtttcattcattggTCAGTAAGGAGTCTGTgtatattttgcaatttctgaaaaaactgATGGATTGACATTTAGATCACATGACCCACAAGTGACCTTCGTGGTCAGTATTATGGCCTCAAGGTAAAAGTTTGTTCTTAAAACTATTGTGCTTGAAAGTCTCAGTTCAACCAGCTGTATTTTTGGCTGAGATAttatacacttaatgtatggtcttgagggaaacatcaggactcttgggaaaacaaaactaactagtttcctaagggaccatacattaagcGCTTCATATATTTAGACATTGCCCTGAACAATCATGTGCTGTTGTATTCAGCGTGCGGGCAACAACTGCACAATTGTGTCCTAGTcaggatacatttgaatttgatcaggggcatgtgaccaagaatcaaccaatcatagtgcttgttttgttgagtgaaagtctaggtataaAACAAAGCCATGTATTTTtgtaattcaattcaattttatttaaagtcacacaaatacagtttattaGAGAAGGGTATAATTATTATAGTAGTGTTACAAACATCAATGTAAAGAATACAGGAcataagaaaatggaaaaggaaaccaaaataattttacaattcATTGTTACTAAGGATATCTTAGAAATAAAGAAGGACAGGAAGAAAAGAATGTTTAAATACTATATTAATTGTGTGGAGTTTGGGACACCTAAGTAGTTCTAAGAATTAATGGAGTGGGTCCCCAAGCaaataattcaaacaaaagGAATACAGTGTTAATAACAATTTAAATAAAGAGTATTACTTTTCATACTAACAACTagtaattaaaatatatttacacaAACTATTTAAGAATTAATAACACTATTATAACTGTCAGTCATAGAATTCTTTATATTCTGACAAAATCCAAAAAAGGGAGTGATTagtttaacccttcaactctcaagatcttaCTGGTAATTCTCCCTAATAGTGTCGAAACAGTTGATGACTCTAGAGCTTGTTTAATTTTTGGTGTTTAAGGCTTAAAACTGAACCACCTTCAAGGTTTATTTACAGCACGTTGGTTGAAGGctcactaaaaaaaacaaacaaagaagctaacaacaatttaacaattgattcatacgtcagcgtgcattcatcgagatatgaagcacgtggaagtttggagagcacgtaAAGATGCGTAAGAAAGATGCTCGAGGCGTaaccgagagcaactctagcttcgtgagtgctctccaaacttcccaagtgctctccaaacttcccaagtgcttcatatctcgatgaacgcatagatgacgtataaaccaattgttttataacattttcaacccgatggaaaatttttttctctagggATTTGTTTgatgacgtcatgagcgtgcaataggaatatgaagtacgctcgcgcaattgaatttgattagacaaattttctagTTACGTTATAAAATgatatgaaagaaaacaagtaGGAAGAAACTCGAATCAATTCTTACCTTAATTATGGTCAGGTATGACATAAGAGAATTATAACACATGTCAGATTCTGGCAAGGTTCGATTCCCAACCGCGGGGATCTTCAGAACTAGTCTTAATCGCGTAAATTCGAAGATGATGCCTAGTTGCATGCATAGTGAAAGGGCAGAAAAAGACAAAGTTCATGAAACAAATTGCGTATATCTGATTCGCGCTGTTCGAGACAAAAGATGCACTTTCTCGAAGTTTCGCTGAGTTCAGTACGCACAATTAATCGATCATTTCAAACTGCTAAGTCTTTCAGACGCATCACTATTGTCATTGGGCGCCTGGTCCTCTGGAACACGTTATGGCTAGA from Pocillopora verrucosa isolate sample1 chromosome 10, ASM3666991v2, whole genome shotgun sequence includes the following:
- the LOC136283806 gene encoding uncharacterized protein isoform X2 — its product is MHSIPLYSFLLLLAWCPSACGHLQATCSSGMTVSNIQSGVIEITGTLSTKSYLQLSCVLKVDKPGSFLRMKTKRNDKKKGFLHVSLYQQGESSPLGYMDVSEPTPVWNTISIFPTGLTNDETTGKKLLSVVGKGSGLSFTVQVAEGASEIALDVPLKVHVQGAKVSVFQFIPPQGISDRQLDITATSQSEVAAYLKVSQNYKDVDVQKDLERIDYRKESLRLSFATKGRITLSRVSIPPLTNSVSKWFIGIGLKNLSGDVKISESKNVILRLTRSFDYNYAKPICVLFFVSFLVGILVSVIAYFLFEESLTKVKVGEDEQGNNIELKISCCNLWEVIIDHWFSFGPKTYSYITGIVGNVLMVGAFQFVFANWYTMIQEGDRDNCYYNDFCYRVASHDIPFNLMISNLTYIVHGLILVVWVLILEAKVNLRCKSRATNLQGSRLPEHILSCPETNIHHLEGGIPEPKNPMEREERKKKENIFFAKVMKKRYCFSIGYAFSWGLVFEGLFSTLYHFCPSRFTFQFDSAFMFIIAGLTVLLLYNGIEQNRCPSSGNVKHPVGASNFFLFFIVPLFVFNYFGALYNSDSGLNKVMQGFFFGFLIIWWLMMLYWAFIKLDIRQKICGDDCQKNFDVFLFFLGGLIVPCGFFMVYLFSDLAQVFLFACIACSIVAILAKAKLCKCKCKCETLCSLQGLFMGFTFIILVAAFAVFKLLPTTNKTSSPENSRDQNKECVIFGFFDWHDLWHFLSSFALFMGAFVIMFISSKAEESPQAASGESKESPQAASGESEEMEEMPKSPGKDQQQAMHDKVEGHSQNQVEAGAN
- the LOC136283806 gene encoding uncharacterized protein isoform X3, with amino-acid sequence MTRRKQGESSPLGYMDVSEPTPVWNTISIFPTGLTNDETTGKKLLSVVGKGSGLSFTVQVAEGASEIALDVPLKVHVQGAKVSVFQFIPPQGISDRQLDITATSQSEVAAYLKVSQNYKDVDVQKDLERIDYRKESLRLSFATKGRITLSRVSIPPLTNSVSKWFIGIGLKNLSGDVKISESKNVILRLTRSFDYNYAKPICVLFFVSFLVGILVSVIAYFLFEESLTKVKVGEDEQGNNIELKISCCNLWEVIIDHWFSFGPKTYSYITGIVGNVLMVGAFQFVFANWYTMIQEGDRDNCYYNDFCYRVASHDIPFNLMISNLTYIVHGLILVVWVLILEAKVNLRCKSRATNLQGSRLPEHILSCPETNIHHLEGGIPEPKNPMEREERKKKENIFFAKVMKKRYCFSIGYAFSWGLVFEGLFSTLYHFCPSRFTFQFDSAFMFIIAGLTVLLLYNGIEQNRCPSSGNVKHPVGASNFFLFFIVPLFVFNYFGALYNSDSGLNKVMQGFFFGFLIIWWLMMLYWAFIKLDIRQKICGDDCQKNFDVFLFFLGGLIVPCGFFMVYLFSDLAQVFLFACIACSIVAILAKAKLCKCKCKCETLCSLQGLFMGFTFIILVAAFAVFKLLPTTNKTSSPENSRDQNKECVIFGFFDWHDLWHFLSSFALFMGAFVIMFISSKAEESPQAASGESKESPQAASGESEESPQAASGESEEMEEMPKSPGKDQQQAMHDKVEGHSQNQVEAGAN
- the LOC136283806 gene encoding uncharacterized protein isoform X1, with product MHSIPLYSFLLLLAWCPSACGHLQATCSSGMTVSNIQSGVIEITGTLSTKSYLQLSCVLKVDKPGSFLRMKTKRNDKKKGFLHVSLYQQGESSPLGYMDVSEPTPVWNTISIFPTGLTNDETTGKKLLSVVGKGSGLSFTVQVAEGASEIALDVPLKVHVQGAKVSVFQFIPPQGISDRQLDITATSQSEVAAYLKVSQNYKDVDVQKDLERIDYRKESLRLSFATKGRITLSRVSIPPLTNSVSKWFIGIGLKNLSGDVKISESKNVILRLTRSFDYNYAKPICVLFFVSFLVGILVSVIAYFLFEESLTKVKVGEDEQGNNIELKISCCNLWEVIIDHWFSFGPKTYSYITGIVGNVLMVGAFQFVFANWYTMIQEGDRDNCYYNDFCYRVASHDIPFNLMISNLTYIVHGLILVVWVLILEAKVNLRCKSRATNLQGSRLPEHILSCPETNIHHLEGGIPEPKNPMEREERKKKENIFFAKVMKKRYCFSIGYAFSWGLVFEGLFSTLYHFCPSRFTFQFDSAFMFIIAGLTVLLLYNGIEQNRCPSSGNVKHPVGASNFFLFFIVPLFVFNYFGALYNSDSGLNKVMQGFFFGFLIIWWLMMLYWAFIKLDIRQKICGDDCQKNFDVFLFFLGGLIVPCGFFMVYLFSDLAQVFLFACIACSIVAILAKAKLCKCKCKCETLCSLQGLFMGFTFIILVAAFAVFKLLPTTNKTSSPENSRDQNKECVIFGFFDWHDLWHFLSSFALFMGAFVIMFISSKAEESPQAASGESKESPQAASGESEESPQAASGESEEMEEMPKSPGKDQQQAMHDKVEGHSQNQVEAGAN